Proteins from a genomic interval of Nematostella vectensis chromosome 12, jaNemVect1.1, whole genome shotgun sequence:
- the LOC116614024 gene encoding uncharacterized protein LOC116614024 isoform X1, which yields MSHRNPVYRGGSMKNLSSKDKDIILRQKTEELDVAMQEMKRLEKLVKTQKEKNHNKKQRVEEVNKSISENRKLMKELLKEQEERDKLMEDRENWMCSYIAGLTMSELVNKTVKMCDTCEAESSIEDLRLQKKKREIELVEQQEILNNLKNTGDDLDREIALLQRELEEAKTKPATAEIACQANVEMSDTQVQTTCASTNECETQTEVTNTIKVTQETQTDPLPKRQGNPVTRAWRRLRERARGLRDRLFPGAAVPAL from the exons ATGTCTCACAGGAACCCAGTTTACCGGGGCGGCTCGATGAAGAATTTATCCAGCAAAGACAAAG atATCATCCTTCGGCAAAAG accGAAGAACTTGATGTTGCAATGCAAGAGATGAAAAGGCTAGAGAAGCTGGTCAAAACTCAAAAG GAGAAAAACCACAACAAGAAGCAAAGAGTTGAGGAAGTAAATAA gtctatttctgagaacAGAAAACTTATGAAGGAACTGTTAAAAGAACAG GAGGAGCGAGACAAGCTAATGGAGGACAGGGAGAA CTGGATGTGCTCTTATATTGCTGGTCTTACCATGTCAGAGCTGGTCAACAAG aCTGTCAAAATGTGCGATACTTGCGAGGCAGAAAG TTCTATTGAGGATCTGCGCTtacagaagaagaaaagagAAATAGAGCTG GTGGAGCAACAAGAAATCCTCAACAACCTGAAGAATACAGGAGATGACCTAGACAG GGAAATTGCCCTGCTGCAACGTGAATTGGAAGAAGCAAAGACAAAGCCAGCCACT GCTGAAATTGCATGTCAGGCAAATGTAGAAATGTCAGACACACAAGTCCAAACAACTTGTGCCTCAACAAACGAATGTGAGACCCAGACAGAGGTCACaaacaccatcaaagtcaCCCAAGAGACCCAGACCGACCCACTTCCAAAG AGGCAGGGTAACCCTGTGACCCGTGCCTGGCGGCGCTTGAGGGAGAGAGCGCGTGGTCTTCGAGACCGCCTCTTTCCTGGTGCTGCAGTTCCTGCCCTGTAA
- the LOC116614024 gene encoding uncharacterized protein LOC116614024 isoform X2 — translation MQEMKRLEKLVKTQKEKNHNKKQRVEEVNKSISENRKLMKELLKEQEERDKLMEDRENWMCSYIAGLTMSELVNKTVKMCDTCEAESSIEDLRLQKKKREIELVEQQEILNNLKNTGDDLDREIALLQRELEEAKTKPATAEIACQANVEMSDTQVQTTCASTNECETQTEVTNTIKVTQETQTDPLPKRQGNPVTRAWRRLRERARGLRDRLFPGAAVPAL, via the exons ATGCAAGAGATGAAAAGGCTAGAGAAGCTGGTCAAAACTCAAAAG GAGAAAAACCACAACAAGAAGCAAAGAGTTGAGGAAGTAAATAA gtctatttctgagaacAGAAAACTTATGAAGGAACTGTTAAAAGAACAG GAGGAGCGAGACAAGCTAATGGAGGACAGGGAGAA CTGGATGTGCTCTTATATTGCTGGTCTTACCATGTCAGAGCTGGTCAACAAG aCTGTCAAAATGTGCGATACTTGCGAGGCAGAAAG TTCTATTGAGGATCTGCGCTtacagaagaagaaaagagAAATAGAGCTG GTGGAGCAACAAGAAATCCTCAACAACCTGAAGAATACAGGAGATGACCTAGACAG GGAAATTGCCCTGCTGCAACGTGAATTGGAAGAAGCAAAGACAAAGCCAGCCACT GCTGAAATTGCATGTCAGGCAAATGTAGAAATGTCAGACACACAAGTCCAAACAACTTGTGCCTCAACAAACGAATGTGAGACCCAGACAGAGGTCACaaacaccatcaaagtcaCCCAAGAGACCCAGACCGACCCACTTCCAAAG AGGCAGGGTAACCCTGTGACCCGTGCCTGGCGGCGCTTGAGGGAGAGAGCGCGTGGTCTTCGAGACCGCCTCTTTCCTGGTGCTGCAGTTCCTGCCCTGTAA
- the LOC116618546 gene encoding uncharacterized protein LOC116618546 isoform X1, producing the protein MYTALPVVLDGKRDEFVALVLESSTGKWKKRNISLQVAQDGMSCNLEIKRQAKYNLFNKVPESEILHLTPSSHSAIWISSAGGKSDCLAVLSAGPDAWGSCVYFSGEVETLEIVTYKVFRYCNVATYDVSVESARHIPRGSAMLHVFTDKLCLSSTKMSSIKWLHEWNYKSLQQFKLIKHGIFVYNLENPSEGEVFLWCREQYAEEVYNKIVHYIVGKHVPVPNGVRPSGSYSSLSSASSTPENQIRCKINRLSSPGARFSGLSPSSLPLSFLSSSSSCSLSSEYFPELSDHESHRELISKKGFSKSCVSLLAPSSRDENAIKLVTENCVSSNRGKCVKRKKTRSRALSEPYSPDDYLLDNVINRLEIPQQKGLSSSSPCLRRSNPETKSNAEASSPMQKVVGSISSLGRPHLSNGVVARGWYSKENELKEENVLPIGSPSRGNFASIPENESIQKNNNTAPLRACNGRDRVDDSNNVPPIPARYPVPFSNRPPDLPPRPSKPQPLPTSTANRVDFHHHVVLDSPPIRENVLKSGTNHRPSKKPMEQPPWSQPLPIPTTSILDLQHHAGFDNSPIRENVQKSFAGHMQSQGPIEPSSCSQPLPIPSTNKVDLHHRVVHDNTPIRENVQNSSVCNRPSPKLMDPPSWSQCQGGDFPGTDRQSVRRPKCFVYMNLPGEHATPAAPATYVNVLSGNSIKGCYENWQKGNMTGPSITPRGTPPKLPPRRVISNKELIPDKSSRESKVTQAVTPRPPMRPPKPANLSSSKGTCEVESRRTTIQVGLFAAQPISGRVWFLRVAFMHKDAEDTTFKRVCEIEKSSGHYHRKSHCLDVTSDIRLRVQPTSDGFELLNENSLDIDLTDIEMLRKGDWFVIEFHLQQREEAKTQFTGSVSVTPRELRPGDKTRWTCKAFMGIDEVFDLKPSLDPCSHHHITNYRSRSPNSSTLIPDYNKRLQLCKALDITLNSNHRDWRQLAGALNFTINEITEIQDRAHRCCDFSPTDVVLHRWEERGRDFGMDRLVCILRDMGRLDVVQDLGYSIATPEQEEWCSDSSDCVSN; encoded by the exons GTAACCTTGAGATCAAACGGCAAGCGAAATACAACCTCTTTAACAAGGTGCCAGAGTCTGAGATTCTCCACTTGACGCCGTCGAGTCATTCAGCTATTTGGATATCCAGTGCTGGCGGCAAATCTGATTGTTTGGCTGTACTGTCAGCTGGCCCAGATGCGTGGGGTTCCTGTGTGTATTTCTCTGGAGAGGTGGAGACGCTTGAAATAGTCACCTACAAGGTTTTTAGATATTGTAATG TCGCGACTTACGACGTTTCCGTGGAATCTGCGCGGCATATCCCAAGAGGCTCCGCGATGCTGCACGTGTTTACGGACAAGCTCTGCCTGTCTTCCACCAAGATGTCCAGTATCAAATGGCTCCACGAGTGGAACTACAAAAGCTTGCAGCAGTTCAAGCTCATCAAGCACGGCATCTTCGTGTACAACCTCGAAAACCCCAGCGAGGGCGAGGTCTTCCTCTGGTGCCGGGAGCAATACGCTGAGGAGGTTTACAATAAGATTGTTCATTACATCGTCGGGAAACATGTTCCTGTTCCCAATGGAGTACGGCCTTCTGGCTCATACTCCTCATTGTCTTCAGCCTCTTCAACACCTGAGAATCAAATCCGATGTAAAATAAATAGGTTATCATCACCTGGTGCAAGGTTTTCTGGCTTGTCGCCTTCATCGCTTCCACTATCCTTTCTCTCGTCGTCATCCTCCTGTTCCTTATCGTCGGAGTATTTCCCAGAACTTTCTGACCACGAAAGTCATAGGGAATTGATTTCAAAGAAAGGATTCTCTAAATCGTGTGTTTCTCTGCTAGCGCCTTCATCCCGTGACGAAAATGCAATCAAACTGGTTACGGAAAACTGTGTTTCGTCCAACCGAGGGAAGTgtgtaaaaagaaagaaaactcGAAGCAGGGCGTTATCCGAGCCGTATTCACCGGACGATTACCTTTTGGATAACGTAATAAATAGGCTAGAAATCCCGCAGCAGAAAGGTTTAAGCAGCAGCTCGCCATGTCTGAGGAGAAGCAACCCGGAAACTAAATCAAATGCCGAGGCATCTTCGCCTATGCAAAAAGTCGTAGGGTCGATCTCAAGCCTTGGGAGACCCCACCTGAGTAATGGAGTTGTTGCAAGAGGGTGGTACTCAAAAGAAAATGAGCTTAAAGAAGAAAACGTTTTACCGATTGGTAGTCCCTCAAGGGGTAACTTTGCTTCAATTCCTGAAAACGAGAGTATACAAAAGAACAACAATACTGCCCCTTTGCGTGCGTGTAACGGCCGGGATAGGGTCGACGATTCTAACAATGTACCCCCCATCCCGGCAAGGTACCCTGTGCCCTTTTCAAACAGACCCCCTGATCTCCCACCACGCCCTTCCAAACCCCAGCCCCTCCCTACGTCTACCGCGAATAGGGTCGATTTTCATCATCACGTTGTTCTTGATAGTCCGCCAATTCGGGAGAACGTCCTGAAGTCAGGTACAAATCATAGGCCATCTAAAAAACCTATGGAGCAACCCCCTTGGAGTCAGCCCCTTCCCATACCTACAACAAGCATCCTGGATCTTCAGCATCACGCTGGTTTTGATAATTCGCCTATTCGGGAGAACGTCCAGAAGTCATTTGCAGGCCATATGCAATCTCAAGGACCCATCGAGCCGTCTTCTTGCAGTCAACCGCTACCTATCCCTTCAACGAACAAGGTGGATTTACATCATCGTGTTGTTCACGATAATACGCCTATTCGGGAAAACGTCCAGAACTCCAGTGTATGTAATAGGCCATCTCCAAAGCTCATGGACCCGCCTTCTTGGAGTCAGTGTCAAGGAGGGGATTTCCCTGGCACTGATAGACAATCTGTCCGTCGACCCAAATGTTTCGTTTATATGAATCTACCCGGGGAGCATGCCACACCTGCGGCACCAGCAACATACGTCAATGTTCTTTCCGGGAATAGTATCAAGGGCTGTTACGAGAACTGGCAAAAGGGGAACATGACAGGCCCAAGTATCACACCCCGTGGCACACCACCGAAATTACCACCAAGGAGGGTTATATCCAACAAGGAGCTCATTCCTGATAAATCCTCGAGGGAGTCGAAGGTAACACAAGCGGTTACCCCAAGGCCTCCTATGCGGCCCCCAAAGCCTGCAAATCTGAGCAGTTCAAAGGGAACCTGTGAGGTGGAATCGAGAAGGACTACGATCCAAGTGGGATTGTTTGCCGCTCAGCCGATCAGCGGTCGTGTTTGGTTTTTGCGTGTGGCGTTTATGCACAAGGATGCGGAAGACACAACTTTTAAG AGAGTTTGTGAGATAGAAAAGTCGAGCGGTCACTACCACCGCAAGAGCCATTGTCTGGACGTGACGAGTGATATTAGACTTCGTGTACAGCCTACCAGTGATGGCtttgagctactcaatgagaaTTCCCTG GACATCGACTTAACAGATATTGAGATGCTAAGAAAAGGCGACTGGTTTGTTATTGAGTTCCATCTTCAGCAACGCGAAGAAGCCAAGACCCAGTTTACTGGTAGTGTCTCTGTCACCCCTAGGGAGTTACGCCCGGGGGACAAGACACGCTGGACGTGTAAGGCGTTCATGGGCATTGATGAGGTTTTCGACCTTAAG CCTTCATTGGATCCCTGCAGCCACCACCACATAACAAACTACCGCTCCAGGTCACCAAACTCCAGTACCCTTATCCCCGACTACAACAAACGCTTGCAACTCTGCAAAGCTCTAGACATTACTTTGAACTCTAACCATAGAGACTGGAGACAGCTTGCGGGCGCTTTGAACTTTACTATCAACGAGATAACCGAGATACAAGATCGTGCGCACCGATGCTGTGACTTTTCGCCCACGGATGTTGTCCTTCATCGTTGGGAGGAGCGAGGGCGTGATTTTGGCATGGACAGACTAGTGTGCATTTTGAGAGACATGGGTCGACTAGATGTTGTCCAGGATTTAGGGTACAGCATAGCGACGCCCGAGCAAGAAGAGTGGTGTTCCGATTCATCTGATTGTGTTTCGAACTAA
- the LOC116618546 gene encoding uncharacterized protein LOC116618546 isoform X2 — MSCNLEIKRQAKYNLFNKVPESEILHLTPSSHSAIWISSAGGKSDCLAVLSAGPDAWGSCVYFSGEVETLEIVTYKVFRYCNVATYDVSVESARHIPRGSAMLHVFTDKLCLSSTKMSSIKWLHEWNYKSLQQFKLIKHGIFVYNLENPSEGEVFLWCREQYAEEVYNKIVHYIVGKHVPVPNGVRPSGSYSSLSSASSTPENQIRCKINRLSSPGARFSGLSPSSLPLSFLSSSSSCSLSSEYFPELSDHESHRELISKKGFSKSCVSLLAPSSRDENAIKLVTENCVSSNRGKCVKRKKTRSRALSEPYSPDDYLLDNVINRLEIPQQKGLSSSSPCLRRSNPETKSNAEASSPMQKVVGSISSLGRPHLSNGVVARGWYSKENELKEENVLPIGSPSRGNFASIPENESIQKNNNTAPLRACNGRDRVDDSNNVPPIPARYPVPFSNRPPDLPPRPSKPQPLPTSTANRVDFHHHVVLDSPPIRENVLKSGTNHRPSKKPMEQPPWSQPLPIPTTSILDLQHHAGFDNSPIRENVQKSFAGHMQSQGPIEPSSCSQPLPIPSTNKVDLHHRVVHDNTPIRENVQNSSVCNRPSPKLMDPPSWSQCQGGDFPGTDRQSVRRPKCFVYMNLPGEHATPAAPATYVNVLSGNSIKGCYENWQKGNMTGPSITPRGTPPKLPPRRVISNKELIPDKSSRESKVTQAVTPRPPMRPPKPANLSSSKGTCEVESRRTTIQVGLFAAQPISGRVWFLRVAFMHKDAEDTTFKRVCEIEKSSGHYHRKSHCLDVTSDIRLRVQPTSDGFELLNENSLDIDLTDIEMLRKGDWFVIEFHLQQREEAKTQFTGSVSVTPRELRPGDKTRWTCKAFMGIDEVFDLKPSLDPCSHHHITNYRSRSPNSSTLIPDYNKRLQLCKALDITLNSNHRDWRQLAGALNFTINEITEIQDRAHRCCDFSPTDVVLHRWEERGRDFGMDRLVCILRDMGRLDVVQDLGYSIATPEQEEWCSDSSDCVSN; from the exons GTAACCTTGAGATCAAACGGCAAGCGAAATACAACCTCTTTAACAAGGTGCCAGAGTCTGAGATTCTCCACTTGACGCCGTCGAGTCATTCAGCTATTTGGATATCCAGTGCTGGCGGCAAATCTGATTGTTTGGCTGTACTGTCAGCTGGCCCAGATGCGTGGGGTTCCTGTGTGTATTTCTCTGGAGAGGTGGAGACGCTTGAAATAGTCACCTACAAGGTTTTTAGATATTGTAATG TCGCGACTTACGACGTTTCCGTGGAATCTGCGCGGCATATCCCAAGAGGCTCCGCGATGCTGCACGTGTTTACGGACAAGCTCTGCCTGTCTTCCACCAAGATGTCCAGTATCAAATGGCTCCACGAGTGGAACTACAAAAGCTTGCAGCAGTTCAAGCTCATCAAGCACGGCATCTTCGTGTACAACCTCGAAAACCCCAGCGAGGGCGAGGTCTTCCTCTGGTGCCGGGAGCAATACGCTGAGGAGGTTTACAATAAGATTGTTCATTACATCGTCGGGAAACATGTTCCTGTTCCCAATGGAGTACGGCCTTCTGGCTCATACTCCTCATTGTCTTCAGCCTCTTCAACACCTGAGAATCAAATCCGATGTAAAATAAATAGGTTATCATCACCTGGTGCAAGGTTTTCTGGCTTGTCGCCTTCATCGCTTCCACTATCCTTTCTCTCGTCGTCATCCTCCTGTTCCTTATCGTCGGAGTATTTCCCAGAACTTTCTGACCACGAAAGTCATAGGGAATTGATTTCAAAGAAAGGATTCTCTAAATCGTGTGTTTCTCTGCTAGCGCCTTCATCCCGTGACGAAAATGCAATCAAACTGGTTACGGAAAACTGTGTTTCGTCCAACCGAGGGAAGTgtgtaaaaagaaagaaaactcGAAGCAGGGCGTTATCCGAGCCGTATTCACCGGACGATTACCTTTTGGATAACGTAATAAATAGGCTAGAAATCCCGCAGCAGAAAGGTTTAAGCAGCAGCTCGCCATGTCTGAGGAGAAGCAACCCGGAAACTAAATCAAATGCCGAGGCATCTTCGCCTATGCAAAAAGTCGTAGGGTCGATCTCAAGCCTTGGGAGACCCCACCTGAGTAATGGAGTTGTTGCAAGAGGGTGGTACTCAAAAGAAAATGAGCTTAAAGAAGAAAACGTTTTACCGATTGGTAGTCCCTCAAGGGGTAACTTTGCTTCAATTCCTGAAAACGAGAGTATACAAAAGAACAACAATACTGCCCCTTTGCGTGCGTGTAACGGCCGGGATAGGGTCGACGATTCTAACAATGTACCCCCCATCCCGGCAAGGTACCCTGTGCCCTTTTCAAACAGACCCCCTGATCTCCCACCACGCCCTTCCAAACCCCAGCCCCTCCCTACGTCTACCGCGAATAGGGTCGATTTTCATCATCACGTTGTTCTTGATAGTCCGCCAATTCGGGAGAACGTCCTGAAGTCAGGTACAAATCATAGGCCATCTAAAAAACCTATGGAGCAACCCCCTTGGAGTCAGCCCCTTCCCATACCTACAACAAGCATCCTGGATCTTCAGCATCACGCTGGTTTTGATAATTCGCCTATTCGGGAGAACGTCCAGAAGTCATTTGCAGGCCATATGCAATCTCAAGGACCCATCGAGCCGTCTTCTTGCAGTCAACCGCTACCTATCCCTTCAACGAACAAGGTGGATTTACATCATCGTGTTGTTCACGATAATACGCCTATTCGGGAAAACGTCCAGAACTCCAGTGTATGTAATAGGCCATCTCCAAAGCTCATGGACCCGCCTTCTTGGAGTCAGTGTCAAGGAGGGGATTTCCCTGGCACTGATAGACAATCTGTCCGTCGACCCAAATGTTTCGTTTATATGAATCTACCCGGGGAGCATGCCACACCTGCGGCACCAGCAACATACGTCAATGTTCTTTCCGGGAATAGTATCAAGGGCTGTTACGAGAACTGGCAAAAGGGGAACATGACAGGCCCAAGTATCACACCCCGTGGCACACCACCGAAATTACCACCAAGGAGGGTTATATCCAACAAGGAGCTCATTCCTGATAAATCCTCGAGGGAGTCGAAGGTAACACAAGCGGTTACCCCAAGGCCTCCTATGCGGCCCCCAAAGCCTGCAAATCTGAGCAGTTCAAAGGGAACCTGTGAGGTGGAATCGAGAAGGACTACGATCCAAGTGGGATTGTTTGCCGCTCAGCCGATCAGCGGTCGTGTTTGGTTTTTGCGTGTGGCGTTTATGCACAAGGATGCGGAAGACACAACTTTTAAG AGAGTTTGTGAGATAGAAAAGTCGAGCGGTCACTACCACCGCAAGAGCCATTGTCTGGACGTGACGAGTGATATTAGACTTCGTGTACAGCCTACCAGTGATGGCtttgagctactcaatgagaaTTCCCTG GACATCGACTTAACAGATATTGAGATGCTAAGAAAAGGCGACTGGTTTGTTATTGAGTTCCATCTTCAGCAACGCGAAGAAGCCAAGACCCAGTTTACTGGTAGTGTCTCTGTCACCCCTAGGGAGTTACGCCCGGGGGACAAGACACGCTGGACGTGTAAGGCGTTCATGGGCATTGATGAGGTTTTCGACCTTAAG CCTTCATTGGATCCCTGCAGCCACCACCACATAACAAACTACCGCTCCAGGTCACCAAACTCCAGTACCCTTATCCCCGACTACAACAAACGCTTGCAACTCTGCAAAGCTCTAGACATTACTTTGAACTCTAACCATAGAGACTGGAGACAGCTTGCGGGCGCTTTGAACTTTACTATCAACGAGATAACCGAGATACAAGATCGTGCGCACCGATGCTGTGACTTTTCGCCCACGGATGTTGTCCTTCATCGTTGGGAGGAGCGAGGGCGTGATTTTGGCATGGACAGACTAGTGTGCATTTTGAGAGACATGGGTCGACTAGATGTTGTCCAGGATTTAGGGTACAGCATAGCGACGCCCGAGCAAGAAGAGTGGTGTTCCGATTCATCTGATTGTGTTTCGAACTAA